Proteins found in one Clostridium kluyveri DSM 555 genomic segment:
- a CDS encoding peptide deformylase → MIKEILLLGNYDLYRKSSPVEEKDIDLIKQTISNLHDTLIDFRKKYNAGRAIAAPQIGVFKRLIYMYIDEPLIFINPILTFPNKEMMEVMDDCMSFPDLLVKVKRFKNCTVTYKDMNFKENSIKFEGDLSELIQHEYDHLDGILATMRAIDSKSFYFKNSV, encoded by the coding sequence ATGATAAAAGAAATACTGCTTCTTGGAAATTACGATTTATATAGAAAAAGTTCACCAGTGGAAGAAAAAGACATAGATTTAATAAAACAAACCATTTCTAATTTACATGACACTTTAATTGATTTTCGTAAAAAATACAATGCAGGCAGGGCAATTGCCGCACCTCAAATTGGTGTATTCAAAAGGCTTATATATATGTACATTGACGAACCTTTGATTTTCATTAATCCCATACTTACCTTTCCCAATAAAGAAATGATGGAAGTAATGGATGACTGTATGTCTTTTCCCGACCTTTTAGTAAAAGTAAAGCGCTTTAAAAATTGTACAGTAACCTATAAGGATATGAATTTCAAAGAAAATTCCATAAAATTTGAAGGTGATCTTTCAGAACTGATACAACACGAATATGACCACTTAGACGGTATACTTGCTACAATGAGGGCAATAGACAGTAAATCTTTTTATTTTAAAAACAGTGTATAA
- a CDS encoding response regulator transcription factor — MYKIMIIEDDRALSDNIIEMLIKWDFNVCGVRDYSNILSEFIENKPHLVVMDINLPYFDGFYWCNKIREMSQCPIIFLSSRDSNMDIIMAVNMGADDYITKPFSMDVLIAKISALIRRTYSYGEGASELLECNGAILNLTYKTLSYNEREIELTKNEFKIMLFLMKNSGKTISRERIMRTLWDDDNFISDNTLTVNINRLRMRLRDIGLYDFIKTKKGRGYEIS, encoded by the coding sequence ATGTATAAAATAATGATAATTGAAGATGACAGGGCGCTTTCAGATAATATTATAGAAATGTTGATTAAATGGGATTTTAATGTGTGTGGAGTAAGAGATTATTCCAATATTCTCTCTGAATTTATTGAAAATAAGCCCCATTTAGTTGTTATGGATATTAACTTACCTTATTTTGATGGGTTTTATTGGTGTAATAAAATCAGAGAAATGTCTCAATGTCCCATTATATTTCTTTCTTCAAGAGATAGCAATATGGATATTATTATGGCTGTAAATATGGGGGCAGATGATTATATAACAAAACCTTTTTCTATGGATGTTTTAATTGCAAAAATAAGTGCACTTATAAGAAGGACTTATTCATATGGGGAAGGAGCTTCTGAACTATTAGAGTGTAATGGAGCTATATTGAATTTGACATATAAAACACTTTCGTATAATGAAAGAGAAATTGAACTTACAAAAAATGAATTTAAAATCATGCTGTTTTTAATGAAAAATAGTGGAAAAACCATATCAAGAGAGAGAATAATGAGAACACTTTGGGATGATGACAATTTTATAAGTGATAATACCCTTACAGTAAATATTAATAGACTCCGTATGAGATTAAGAGATATAGGACTCTATGATTTTATAAAAACAAAAAAAGGACGTGGATATGAAATATCATGA
- a CDS encoding sensor histidine kinase has product MNKLAYMKNSVFKMIYFICIFAVINLILYSSEPVGASFYDIVYMDFLIIAISVFFMFIDYKRWKYNYKQIYESVTSGKEINLSILGGNHVFEVWLIKEILKIKDREKNEKVQEVKDNLDEINDYMTKWIHEVKIPLSVCELILDKIEETDISEQLRLEMDRIKFLINQVLYISRASSFSEDLQVDEVNITRIIKAVVKKNASFFIAKKINLNFEDIDFNVITDEKWISYIIDQIINNSCKYMHESGRIDIWGEENDKEVKLYIKDNGIGIEEKDIRRIFDKGFTGENGRQFGKSTGMGLYLSKKIIDKLNHQLKVESEVGSGTEFVIYFYKLSDYFNVNT; this is encoded by the coding sequence ATGAATAAATTAGCTTATATGAAAAATTCAGTTTTTAAAATGATATATTTCATCTGTATTTTTGCTGTGATAAATTTAATATTATACAGTAGTGAGCCCGTTGGTGCATCATTTTATGATATAGTTTATATGGATTTTTTAATTATAGCTATATCAGTATTTTTCATGTTTATTGATTACAAAAGATGGAAATACAATTATAAACAAATATATGAATCTGTAACTAGTGGAAAGGAAATAAACTTAAGTATATTGGGAGGGAATCATGTTTTTGAAGTTTGGCTTATAAAGGAAATTCTAAAAATTAAGGATAGAGAAAAAAATGAAAAGGTTCAGGAAGTAAAAGATAATTTAGATGAAATCAATGATTACATGACAAAATGGATTCATGAAGTAAAGATCCCCTTATCTGTGTGTGAACTTATTTTAGATAAAATAGAGGAGACAGATATATCTGAACAGCTGAGACTTGAAATGGACAGAATAAAATTTCTTATAAATCAGGTACTTTATATAAGCAGAGCTTCAAGCTTTTCAGAGGATCTCCAGGTAGATGAAGTTAATATTACCCGCATTATTAAAGCAGTGGTGAAAAAAAATGCATCATTTTTTATAGCAAAAAAAATAAATTTAAATTTTGAAGATATTGATTTTAATGTAATAACGGATGAAAAATGGATTTCCTATATTATAGATCAAATTATAAATAATAGCTGTAAATATATGCATGAGAGCGGAAGAATAGATATATGGGGAGAAGAAAATGATAAGGAGGTAAAACTTTACATTAAAGATAATGGAATAGGCATAGAAGAAAAGGATATAAGGAGAATATTTGACAAAGGTTTTACGGGAGAAAATGGAAGACAATTTGGCAAATCTACAGGAATGGGTCTGTATCTTTCAAAAAAAATAATAGATAAGTTGAATCATCAATTAAAAGTTGAATCTGAAGTAGGCAGCGGAACAGAATTTGTTATATATTTTTACAAACTATCAGATTATTTTAATGTTAATACATAA
- the ahpF gene encoding alkyl hydroperoxide reductase subunit F, protein MILDADIKSQLAQYLNLMEGDILLKVSAGSDNTSNDMLTLINEIAGMSSKIKVEKVTLQRTPSFSINRPHEDTGVIFAGVPLGQEFTSLVLALLQTSGRAPKVDSEILEQITNVKGNYNFETYASLSCHNCPDVVQALNLMSILNPNITHTMIDGAVFKKEVEDKNIMAVPSVYLNGNHFNSGRMTLTDILSKIGSSTKPSEIFNKTPYDVLVVGAGPAGATAAIYAARKGIRTGIIAERLGGQVTDTVGIENFTGTKYIEGPKLSANLEEHIKEYNVDIITSQYAIGLKKKELIEIQLKNGTLLKSKTVILSTGASWRNVGVPGEKELKNKGVTYCPHCDGPLFKGKNTAVIGGGNSGIEAAIDLGGIVNHVTVLEFMPELKADDVLQKRLNSLSNVTVIKNVKIKEITGIDKVNGITYADRLTGEKHHIELQGVFVQIGLIPNTDWLDKTITRNSRGEIVVDSHGATDIPGVFASGDCTNSPYKQIIISMGSGATAALSAFDYLIRS, encoded by the coding sequence ATGATTCTGGATGCAGATATAAAATCACAATTAGCCCAATATCTTAACCTGATGGAAGGCGATATACTGCTTAAAGTTAGTGCTGGATCGGATAATACATCTAATGACATGCTGACTCTTATAAATGAGATAGCCGGTATGTCATCTAAAATCAAGGTGGAAAAAGTGACACTTCAGAGGACTCCAAGTTTTAGTATTAACCGTCCCCATGAAGATACTGGTGTAATTTTTGCAGGTGTACCTTTAGGTCAAGAATTTACCTCATTAGTACTAGCACTTCTACAAACCAGTGGAAGAGCCCCAAAAGTTGATAGTGAAATACTTGAACAGATTACAAATGTCAAAGGTAACTATAATTTTGAAACTTACGCCAGCTTGAGCTGCCACAATTGTCCTGATGTTGTACAGGCACTTAACCTTATGAGTATCCTAAATCCCAATATCACCCATACTATGATTGATGGTGCAGTTTTTAAAAAAGAAGTGGAAGACAAAAACATCATGGCAGTACCTTCTGTCTATCTGAATGGTAATCACTTTAACAGCGGTCGTATGACACTTACAGATATTCTTTCCAAAATTGGCAGCAGTACCAAACCATCAGAAATTTTCAACAAAACCCCTTATGATGTTCTCGTTGTAGGAGCCGGTCCAGCTGGTGCAACTGCAGCAATATATGCAGCACGAAAAGGCATCCGCACAGGAATCATTGCTGAACGCTTGGGTGGCCAGGTTACGGATACCGTTGGTATTGAAAATTTTACAGGCACAAAATACATTGAAGGTCCTAAACTATCCGCAAATCTTGAAGAACACATTAAAGAATATAATGTAGATATAATTACTTCCCAGTATGCCATAGGTTTAAAAAAGAAAGAATTAATAGAAATTCAGCTGAAAAATGGAACCTTGCTAAAAAGCAAAACTGTAATTCTTTCAACAGGCGCCAGCTGGCGGAATGTTGGTGTACCTGGTGAAAAAGAGTTAAAAAACAAAGGTGTTACTTACTGTCCTCATTGTGATGGTCCTTTATTTAAAGGAAAGAATACAGCAGTTATTGGCGGCGGTAATTCCGGCATTGAGGCGGCCATTGATCTGGGAGGAATTGTTAATCATGTAACTGTCCTTGAGTTCATGCCAGAACTTAAAGCTGACGATGTGCTTCAAAAGCGCCTTAACAGTTTGTCTAATGTAACCGTCATAAAAAATGTTAAAATAAAGGAAATCACCGGCATAGACAAAGTAAATGGCATTACTTATGCTGATCGCCTTACAGGAGAAAAACATCATATTGAACTACAGGGTGTATTTGTTCAGATTGGTCTCATCCCAAATACTGACTGGCTGGACAAAACTATAACACGCAATTCACGAGGTGAAATTGTTGTGGATAGCCATGGTGCAACGGACATACCTGGAGTATTTGCTTCAGGAGATTGCACAAATAGTCCATACAAACAAATCATTATTTCCATGGGCTCAGGTGCAACTGCAGCTTTAAGTGCATTTGATTACCTAATCCGAAGTTAA
- the ahpC gene encoding alkyl hydroperoxide reductase subunit C: protein MSLIGTEVKPFKASAYHNGKFIDVTEADFKGKWSVVCFYPADFSFVCPTELEDLQNNYETLKSLGTEVYSVSTDTHYTHKAWHDSSQTINKITYTMIGDPSQTLTRNFDVLIEEQGLANRGTFIIDPDGIIQAVEINAGSIGRDANTVVSKIKAAQYVRNNPGEVCPAKWKEGSSTLKPSLDLVGKI, encoded by the coding sequence ATGTCATTAATTGGAACTGAAGTGAAACCTTTCAAAGCATCCGCTTATCACAATGGAAAATTTATAGACGTCACCGAGGCAGATTTTAAGGGGAAATGGAGCGTAGTTTGCTTCTACCCAGCAGATTTTAGCTTTGTATGCCCAACTGAACTCGAAGATTTGCAAAACAATTATGAAACACTAAAGAGCCTTGGGACTGAAGTATACTCTGTTTCCACAGATACTCATTATACACATAAGGCATGGCATGACAGTTCACAAACTATAAATAAAATCACTTACACTATGATTGGAGATCCTTCCCAAACATTAACCAGAAACTTTGATGTACTCATTGAAGAACAGGGTCTCGCTAACCGTGGTACTTTTATCATTGATCCAGATGGTATAATTCAGGCTGTAGAAATCAACGCTGGCAGCATAGGCAGAGACGCCAACACTGTTGTCAGCAAAATAAAAGCAGCACAATATGTTAGAAACAATCCAGGTGAAGTTTGCCCTGCCAAATGGAAAGAAGGATCTTCAACCCTTAAGCCAAGTCTCGATCTTGTAGGAAAGATTTAA
- a CDS encoding ABC transporter ATP-binding protein → MGIVIETKNLKKVYGSKSMSFTALGGIDLQVEEGEFLGIMGPSGAGKTTLLNIISTIDNPTSGSYFFQGEDMSKVKGKALASFRKNKIGFIFQDFNLLDNMSVQDNIALPLALGKVKYSEITRKVNEISDFLGLKEHLNKYPYQLSGGQKQRVAAARALMTTPSVIFADEPTGSLDSKSAAELLGCLTDMNIKYKTTIIMVTHDAFAASYCRRIMFIKDGKIHARLDKNKDRKEFFHRIMDMVSSMSSGIDYYVQDDKRRDY, encoded by the coding sequence ATGGGTATAGTTATAGAAACAAAAAATTTAAAAAAGGTTTACGGTTCAAAATCTATGTCTTTTACTGCTTTAGGTGGAATTGATTTGCAGGTTGAAGAAGGAGAATTTCTTGGCATAATGGGGCCTTCAGGAGCAGGTAAAACTACTTTGCTGAATATTATTTCTACAATTGATAATCCAACTAGTGGAAGTTATTTTTTTCAGGGAGAGGATATGTCGAAGGTTAAAGGTAAAGCTCTGGCAAGTTTTAGAAAGAATAAAATAGGTTTTATATTTCAGGATTTTAACCTTTTGGATAATATGTCAGTTCAGGATAATATAGCTCTTCCACTTGCACTCGGGAAGGTTAAATACAGTGAAATAACAAGGAAAGTCAATGAGATATCGGATTTTTTGGGACTTAAGGAACATCTAAATAAATATCCCTATCAGCTTTCTGGGGGACAAAAGCAGAGAGTTGCAGCGGCAAGAGCGCTTATGACAACGCCTTCTGTGATATTTGCGGATGAACCTACGGGTTCTCTGGATTCAAAGTCTGCGGCAGAGCTTCTAGGATGTCTTACAGATATGAATATAAAATATAAGACAACTATAATAATGGTAACACATGATGCCTTTGCTGCCAGCTATTGCAGAAGAATAATGTTTATAAAAGATGGAAAAATTCATGCAAGACTGGATAAAAACAAGGATAGAAAGGAATTTTTCCATAGGATTATGGATATGGTTTCCTCCATGAGCAGCGGTATAGATTATTATGTACAGGATGATAAGAGGAGGGATTATTAA
- a CDS encoding FtsX-like permease family protein gives MNSLNMAFDNFRRNIKVYGLYVMSMIFSVFIYYNFIALKYNPDFEKAKEVTQYIKGTSTAVSYILLLFIIFFVWFSSSFFLNQRKREIGIYAFMGVTNSEIALIYSIEFIFIGITAIVLGLFLGIIFCKMFLMMLAKVAIMNMKIRFFISYKAMVETAVTFFIIFFVNSILGYINIIRTKLIDLLNASKKEESYPKVSYIKGILSLVCIGMGYYFARKTAGGVGNFMENLPLAIIFVLIGTYWLFGAAYSVLMKFIINQKKILYRGINIVSMSNIAFRIKNNYRTLAAVAILVTVTLTSYGTVASLKYFVKIRDSIQAPYEISYILEDNDKVKSEVKDKLRESGKDIMLDENIKFLILKPHIENQTEFKMEDSDTAVVRYSDFVKISRNLKAKKLRKIEKEKLLKGEAFYVQTPTVVMSLMNFEKVKAYIDGKSYFIKETYKTPLFGNGMPTGCLILNDEDYNLLRSKNKEYDFTGFKINNVNDIKSTAEKLKSIDAIRDTLYVTVSKDVTSYSTFGIIYFLGAFLALVFIIATGSIIYFKLVSEAYIDKEKYSILKRIGMTYKEIYSASARQIGISYLFPLIVGIIHSCVAMSVLSNLMSYNIIVPAILSIIIFIFVYGIYFVATTKKYLNIVLSK, from the coding sequence ATGAATTCTCTCAATATGGCTTTTGATAATTTTAGGAGAAATATAAAAGTTTATGGGCTTTATGTAATGTCAATGATTTTTTCTGTATTTATATACTATAATTTTATTGCTTTAAAATATAATCCAGATTTTGAAAAGGCAAAAGAAGTTACACAGTACATTAAAGGAACCTCCACAGCAGTATCATATATACTTCTTTTGTTTATTATATTCTTTGTGTGGTTTTCAAGTTCATTTTTTTTAAATCAAAGGAAAAGGGAAATAGGGATTTATGCTTTTATGGGTGTTACAAATTCTGAAATTGCCCTTATATATTCTATAGAATTTATTTTTATAGGAATTACAGCAATTGTATTAGGGTTATTTCTTGGAATTATATTTTGCAAGATGTTTCTTATGATGTTGGCTAAAGTTGCCATAATGAACATGAAAATAAGGTTTTTTATATCCTATAAGGCAATGGTCGAAACAGCTGTTACATTTTTTATAATCTTTTTTGTAAATTCAATTTTAGGTTATATAAATATAATAAGGACTAAGCTTATTGATCTTTTGAATGCATCTAAAAAGGAGGAAAGTTATCCAAAAGTAAGTTATATAAAGGGCATATTGTCTTTGGTATGTATAGGTATGGGATATTATTTTGCCAGAAAAACAGCAGGTGGTGTAGGCAATTTTATGGAAAATTTGCCCCTGGCTATTATATTTGTATTGATAGGGACTTATTGGCTGTTTGGAGCGGCGTATTCTGTACTAATGAAGTTTATAATAAATCAAAAGAAAATACTTTACCGGGGGATAAATATAGTAAGCATGTCCAATATTGCTTTCAGAATAAAAAATAATTATAGGACTCTAGCAGCAGTAGCCATTTTAGTAACTGTAACGCTGACTTCCTATGGTACTGTGGCATCTCTTAAGTATTTTGTTAAAATAAGAGATTCTATACAGGCTCCCTATGAAATTTCATATATTTTAGAGGACAATGACAAAGTAAAATCTGAAGTAAAGGACAAGTTAAGAGAAAGTGGCAAAGATATAATGCTTGATGAAAATATAAAATTTCTTATTTTAAAACCACATATAGAAAATCAAACTGAGTTCAAAATGGAAGATTCTGATACGGCGGTAGTAAGATATTCTGATTTTGTAAAGATAAGCAGGAATTTAAAAGCAAAAAAGTTAAGGAAAATAGAAAAAGAAAAACTTTTAAAAGGAGAAGCTTTTTATGTGCAAACACCCACGGTAGTGATGAGCCTTATGAATTTTGAAAAGGTAAAGGCATATATAGATGGAAAAAGTTATTTTATAAAGGAAACCTATAAAACCCCTTTGTTTGGCAATGGTATGCCTACAGGATGTCTTATATTAAATGACGAGGATTATAACCTGCTAAGAAGTAAAAATAAGGAATATGATTTTACTGGATTCAAAATAAATAATGTAAATGATATAAAATCAACAGCTGAAAAATTAAAATCTATTGATGCAATTAGAGATACACTATATGTCACTGTAAGCAAAGATGTTACAAGTTACAGCACTTTTGGAATAATCTACTTTCTTGGTGCCTTTTTAGCTCTTGTATTTATAATAGCTACGGGAAGTATAATATATTTCAAGCTTGTAAGTGAAGCTTATATAGACAAAGAAAAATACAGCATTTTGAAGAGAATTGGAATGACTTATAAAGAAATATACAGTGCTTCTGCAAGGCAGATAGGTATTTCATATTTGTTTCCTCTCATAGTTGGAATAATTCACAGCTGTGTGGCAATGTCTGTATTAAGTAATCTTATGAGCTACAATATAATAGTGCCTGCAATTTTAAGTATAATAATCTTTATTTTTGTATATGGCATTTATTTTGTTGCAACCACCAAAAAGTATTTGAACATAGTATTATCAAAATGA
- a CDS encoding helix-turn-helix domain-containing protein has translation MTVIERCEDFTVYRIKDVTGEGIMTCHKVFPGIDLIYNDFHMLNCFSEFVPKVEMIGIDHCREGRIEWEFEDNSYMYLGEGDLQINSKDNHAMGFGFPLSHYHGITVAVYVEEAVKTLCNVLDGFSVDPYKLREKFCIRKRPFIMRAEDSIEHIFSELYTIPNKVRKNYFKIKVLELLLFLSILDVPLNGEERPYFPRKQVEKVKSVMKYITKNVDKHITLKELSLKFNMPITSLKLCFKGVYGTSPYSYMRYYRMHVAASMLRRSDESIADIAGKVGYDNSSKFSAAFKSVKGMCPYKYRKSFV, from the coding sequence ATGACTGTGATAGAAAGATGTGAAGATTTTACTGTATATAGAATAAAAGATGTTACCGGAGAAGGCATTATGACCTGTCACAAGGTATTTCCAGGTATTGATCTGATATATAATGACTTTCATATGCTGAATTGCTTTTCAGAGTTTGTACCAAAAGTGGAGATGATAGGGATTGATCACTGCAGGGAAGGGAGAATTGAGTGGGAATTTGAGGATAACTCTTATATGTATTTGGGAGAGGGAGATCTCCAGATTAATTCCAAGGATAACCACGCTATGGGATTTGGATTTCCTTTAAGTCATTATCATGGAATTACTGTAGCAGTATATGTTGAAGAAGCAGTGAAAACATTATGTAATGTATTAGATGGTTTTTCTGTGGATCCTTACAAATTACGGGAAAAATTCTGTATTAGGAAGAGACCTTTTATTATGCGTGCCGAGGATTCTATAGAACATATTTTTTCTGAATTGTATACTATTCCTAACAAAGTGAGAAAAAACTATTTTAAGATTAAGGTTTTAGAGCTTCTATTGTTTTTAAGCATATTGGATGTTCCATTAAATGGAGAAGAAAGACCATATTTCCCCAGAAAACAAGTTGAAAAGGTAAAGTCAGTTATGAAATATATAACTAAAAATGTAGATAAACATATTACATTGAAGGAATTGTCCCTAAAGTTTAATATGCCCATTACCTCCTTGAAACTTTGTTTTAAAGGTGTTTATGGTACTTCACCTTATTCATATATGCGCTATTATCGTATGCATGTTGCAGCATCAATGCTCCGTCGGAGTGATGAAAGTATTGCTGATATTGCAGGAAAGGTAGGTTATGATAATTCCAGTAAATTTTCAGCAGCTTTCAAGTCAGTTAAGGGAATGTGTCCCTATAAATACAGAAAATCTTTTGTCTAA
- a CDS encoding ABC transporter ATP-binding protein — MNKKNWLGVVLYFASSCRIQMIISVICAIISVVGGLVPYVGVYQIIILFFQGQENIDAILFWTAICAGGYVVKFIFYAISTTLAHYSAYSILENIRLDIGDKLMKAPLGTVLNQTVGKLKSVIIDRVETIELPLAHLIPEGISNLLLPIAVFIYLIMIDWRMALISMITIPIAGIAYGIMMRNYNKKYNDYMESSNYVNSVIVEYIEGIEVIKAFNQSTSSYEKFQKAVESFKEYTLDWFRSTWKLMNFGGAVLPSTLLGTVPLGMYLYIRGSLSPAELTMCLILSLGIVTPLTSFTVFVNDAKSIEYAVKDADEFLNLGELEDVKDQANLMHYDVELKDVSFSYDVHKISGAVNSTNNVLQNIDLKLPQGTFAALVGPSGGGKSTVARLIARFWDVDSGEIKIGGVNIKKIPLVQLADTVSFVTQDNFLFNCSIMENIRLGNPKASDAEVINAAKAACCDEFIRNLHNGYDTNAGEAGGKLSGGEKQRIAIARAILKNAPIIILDEATAFTDPENEDKLQKSIAALTRGKTLLVIAHRLSTVKKADQIIVIEKGHIVNTGTHEKLIEVCTLYKDMWEAHIGAKKWAVNNDDKRGEVYV, encoded by the coding sequence ATGAATAAAAAAAATTGGCTGGGAGTGGTGTTGTATTTTGCCAGCTCCTGTAGGATACAGATGATCATTTCGGTAATATGTGCCATTATCAGTGTAGTAGGAGGACTTGTTCCCTATGTAGGTGTATATCAGATTATAATTTTATTTTTTCAGGGACAGGAAAATATAGACGCTATTTTGTTTTGGACAGCAATATGTGCCGGCGGATATGTGGTAAAGTTTATATTTTATGCAATATCTACTACACTAGCACATTATTCGGCATATAGCATATTAGAAAATATTCGTCTTGATATTGGGGATAAATTAATGAAAGCTCCACTTGGAACTGTTTTGAATCAGACAGTAGGAAAATTAAAAAGTGTAATTATAGATCGGGTGGAAACTATAGAGCTTCCACTGGCCCACCTTATTCCAGAAGGTATATCCAATCTTCTACTGCCAATAGCTGTATTTATTTATCTTATTATGATAGATTGGCGTATGGCGCTCATATCAATGATTACTATTCCTATAGCAGGCATAGCCTATGGCATTATGATGAGAAATTACAATAAAAAGTATAATGATTATATGGAATCCAGCAATTATGTAAACAGTGTTATTGTAGAATATATAGAGGGAATTGAGGTAATTAAAGCATTCAATCAGTCCACATCCTCTTATGAAAAATTTCAAAAAGCAGTGGAGTCTTTTAAGGAGTATACGTTAGATTGGTTTAGAAGTACATGGAAACTTATGAATTTTGGAGGAGCTGTTTTGCCTTCAACTTTACTTGGTACTGTGCCTCTTGGAATGTATTTATATATAAGAGGTTCTCTAAGTCCTGCAGAGCTTACCATGTGTTTGATATTGTCTTTGGGGATTGTGACACCTTTGACCAGTTTTACTGTATTTGTAAATGATGCAAAGTCCATAGAATATGCAGTAAAAGATGCAGATGAATTTTTAAATTTGGGTGAGCTTGAAGATGTAAAGGATCAGGCAAATCTTATGCACTATGACGTGGAACTTAAAGATGTATCTTTTTCTTATGATGTCCACAAAATTTCTGGAGCCGTTAATTCAACAAACAATGTGCTTCAAAATATAGATTTAAAACTTCCCCAGGGTACTTTTGCAGCTTTAGTAGGCCCTTCAGGAGGGGGAAAATCCACTGTTGCAAGGTTAATTGCAAGGTTTTGGGATGTAGATAGCGGAGAAATAAAAATTGGCGGAGTTAATATTAAAAAAATTCCACTGGTACAGCTTGCTGATACAGTGAGTTTTGTTACTCAGGATAATTTTTTGTTTAACTGTTCTATTATGGAAAATATAAGGCTTGGCAATCCAAAGGCATCTGATGCAGAGGTTATTAATGCGGCAAAAGCAGCTTGCTGTGATGAATTTATCAGAAACCTTCATAATGGATATGATACAAATGCAGGAGAAGCAGGAGGGAAATTATCAGGAGGAGAAAAACAGAGAATTGCAATTGCAAGAGCAATATTAAAAAATGCTCCAATTATTATATTGGATGAAGCAACAGCTTTTACAGATCCTGAAAATGAAGATAAACTCCAAAAATCCATAGCAGCTCTTACCAGAGGGAAAACATTATTGGTAATTGCCCATAGGCTGTCAACTGTTAAAAAAGCAGATCAAATTATTGTTATAGAAAAAGGACATATTGTAAATACAGGTACACATGAAAAACTCATTGAAGTATGTACTCTTTATAAAGATATGTGGGAAGCTCATATAGGCGCTAAAAAATGGGCGGTTAATAATGATGACAAAAGGGGTGAAGTATATGTTTAA